From Macrobrachium nipponense isolate FS-2020 chromosome 6, ASM1510439v2, whole genome shotgun sequence, a single genomic window includes:
- the LOC135216126 gene encoding perlucin-like protein, whose translation MMKALALIFGAFLISGASCVQCEDGWVEIQGSCFRFHQDVAMPWQDAVIFCQDVGAHLAIVVDSDAHRSFYEYILTYGLSGTYWLGGSDLAYEGDWKWAKDESRIPRGTPFWALHSSILGWTHEPTGGSAENCLGLDSARKYYFNDLDCNLIHHPICMK comes from the exons ATGATGAAGGCTTTAGCGTTGATTTTTGGTGCCTTCCTTATATCTGGGGCAA GTTGCGTTCAGTGTGAGGATGGCTGGGTAGAGATTCAAGGCAGCTGCTTCCGGTTTCACCAGGATGTGGCCATGCCTTGGCAAGATGCCGTCATATTCTGTCAAGACGTGGGCGCACACCTGGCAATCGTCGTAGATTCGGACGCCCATCGTAGCTTCTACGAGTACATCCTTACTTACG GACTTTCCGGAACCTACTGGCTAGGCGGAAGTGACTTGGCATATGAGGGAGACTGGAAATGGGCGAAAGATGAATCCAGGATCCCTCGTGGGACACCATTCTGGGCCTTACATTCATCAATTTTAG gctgGACTCATGAACCTACTGGAGGCTCAGCGGAGAACTGCTTGGGACTGGACTCTGCTCGGAAGTATTACTTCAACGACCTTGACTGCAACTTAATCCACCACCCCATTTGCATGAAGTAA